In Myotis daubentonii chromosome 10, mMyoDau2.1, whole genome shotgun sequence, one genomic interval encodes:
- the SFRP4 gene encoding secreted frizzled-related protein 4 codes for MLLSVLATLCLWLRLALGVRGAPCEAVRIPMCRHMPWNITRMPNHLHHSTQENAVLAIEQYEELVDANCSAVLRFFLCAMYAPICTLEFLHDPIKPCKSVCQRARDDCEPLMKMYNHSWPESLACDDLPVYDRGVCISPEAIVTDLPEDAKWIDITPDMMVQERPLDVDCKRLSPDRCKCKKVKPTLATYLSKNYSYVIHAKIKAVQRSGCNEVTTVVDVKEIFKSSSPIPRTQVPLITNSSCQCPHILPHQDVLIMCYEWRSRMMLLENCLVEKWRDQLSKRSIQWEERLQEQQRTIQDKKRTAGRTSRSNPPKPKGKAPAPKPASPKKNIKARSAPKRTNSRRV; via the exons ATGCTCCTCTCCGTCCTGGCCACGCTCTGCCTGTGGCTGCGCCTGGCGCTGGGCGTGCGCGGCGCCCCGTGCGAGGCGGTGCGCATCCCCATGTGCCGGCACATGCCCTGGAACATCACGCGGATGCCCAACCACCTGCACCACAGCACGCAGGAGAACGCCGTCCTGGCCATCGAGCAGTACGAGGAGCTGGTGGACGCGAACTGCAGCGCCGTGCTGCGCTTCTTCCTCTGCGCCATGTACGCGCCCATCTGCACCCTGGAGTTCCTGCACgaccccatcaagccctgcaagTCGGTGTGCCAGCGCGCGCGCGACGACTGCGAGCCCCTCATGAAGATGTACAACCACAGCTGGCCCGAGAGCCTGGCCTGCGACGACCTGCCCGTCTACGACCGCGGCGTGTGCATCTCGCCCGAGGCCATCGTCACTGACCTCCCGGAGG ACGCAAAGTGGATAGATATCACACCAGACATGATGGTACAGGAAAGGCCTCTTGACGTCGACTGTAAACGCCTAAGCCCAG ACCGGTGCAAGTGCAAAAAAGTGAAGCCAACTCTGGCAACATATCTGAGCAAAAACTACAGTTATG TCATTCATGCCAAAATAAAAGCTGTCCAGAGGAGTGGCTGTAATGAAGTAACGACAGTGGTGGATGTGAAAGAGATCTTCAAGTCCTCATCACCCATCCCTCGAACTCAAGTCCCCCTCATTACGAATTCTTCCTGCCAGTGTCCTCACATCCTGCCCCATCAAGATGTTCTCATCATGTGTTATGAGTGGCGCTCACG GATGATGCTTCTTGAAAATTGTTTAGTTGAAAAATGGAGAGACCAGCTTAGTAAAAGATCCATA CAGTGGGAAGAGAGGCTGCAGGAACAACAGAGAACCATCCAGGACAAAAAGCGAACAGCCGGGCGCACCAGTCGTAGTAATCCCCCGAAACCAAAGGGAAAGGCCCCTGCGCccaagccagccagccccaagAAGAACATTAAAGCGAGGAGTGCCCCAAAGAGGACAAACTCGAGAAGAGTGTGA